In the Pseudomonas sp. DTU_2021_1001937_2_SI_NGA_ILE_001 genome, one interval contains:
- a CDS encoding phage tail terminator-like protein, whose product MSHARARRAIEALLAPWADALGLPVAYGAEPFEPPQGIYIHGFLLPASTTSRYLGSDAYEYRGIYQFNIICPMDEPISAPEALVDALSALFPVDAELARAGFEGQVLSPVEQGPTVKEADRYTIPVSFTYIGQAPREGT is encoded by the coding sequence ATGAGCCATGCACGCGCGCGCCGCGCCATTGAGGCACTGTTGGCGCCCTGGGCCGACGCCCTAGGGCTGCCCGTCGCCTACGGCGCTGAACCTTTCGAGCCGCCGCAAGGCATCTACATCCACGGCTTCCTGCTCCCGGCCAGCACCACGTCGCGGTACCTGGGCAGCGATGCCTACGAGTACCGCGGTATCTATCAGTTCAACATCATTTGCCCCATGGACGAGCCGATATCGGCACCCGAGGCCTTGGTTGACGCGCTGTCGGCCCTCTTCCCGGTTGACGCCGAGCTGGCCCGCGCTGGATTCGAGGGCCAGGTGTTGAGCCCGGTAGAGCAGGGGCCGACGGTCAAAGAGGCCGACCGATACACCATCCCAGTCAGCTTCACCTACATCGGCCAGGCGCCCCGGGAGGGCACATGA
- a CDS encoding DnaT-like ssDNA-binding protein: MPDDFYGTLAGADAYHAARGNAAWAASDEAAKTGALIRASAYIDGLVGQPVPNMAGRIFVFTGKKVGGYGQFLQWPRAGARDRYGEEIPDDLVPLPIEYAAYEGAIRELAEPNSLNPDFVASQVVQREKVGPIETEYAVAKNGNPTNQPVIGAINSLMFPFLVPNPVGVGVIVV; this comes from the coding sequence ATGCCTGACGACTTCTACGGAACATTGGCCGGGGCCGATGCGTATCACGCTGCGCGCGGGAATGCTGCCTGGGCGGCCAGTGATGAGGCTGCCAAGACCGGCGCCCTGATTCGCGCCTCGGCCTACATCGACGGTCTGGTCGGCCAGCCGGTACCGAACATGGCCGGCCGCATTTTCGTCTTCACCGGCAAGAAGGTCGGGGGTTACGGCCAGTTCCTGCAATGGCCACGCGCCGGCGCGCGCGATCGCTACGGCGAAGAGATCCCTGATGACCTGGTGCCGCTGCCCATTGAGTACGCAGCCTACGAGGGCGCGATTCGCGAGCTGGCCGAGCCCAACAGCCTGAATCCTGACTTCGTGGCCAGCCAGGTCGTACAGCGTGAGAAAGTCGGCCCCATCGAAACCGAGTACGCGGTGGCCAAGAACGGCAACCCCACCAACCAGCCGGTGATCGGCGCCATCAACTCGCTGATGTTTCCGTTTCTGGTGCCAAACCCAGTCGGGGTGGGGGTCATCGTCGTATGA
- a CDS encoding DUF2184 domain-containing protein codes for MSRQIQLIDAQVAMGFVLSQTSHIERQVNETVYPDIQYPTLVPVDTSAHPWAKTITYYSSDKFGKADWINGNADDIPIAGTELAKHETAVHMAGIGYGYGLEEISQAQMLGLPLEANDAAAARRAYEEMVDRVALYGDARKGFVGLINAPTVTAAEATTGDWDTATPGQILGDANNALSGQYAGTLYTGLADTLLLPYSRFLHIATTPLNENGTDTILSWLQTKNVYTAQTGRPLVIRALRGLDTAGAGGTKRMVAYRRDPNVVKLHIPMPHRFLPVFQASPLRWEVPGIFRLGGVDVRRPKEMSYTDGL; via the coding sequence ATGTCGCGCCAAATTCAGCTGATCGACGCACAGGTGGCCATGGGCTTCGTGCTGTCGCAGACCTCGCACATCGAGCGCCAGGTCAACGAAACCGTTTACCCGGATATCCAGTACCCGACCCTGGTACCGGTGGACACCTCGGCCCACCCTTGGGCCAAAACCATCACCTACTACAGCTCGGACAAGTTCGGTAAGGCCGACTGGATCAACGGCAACGCCGACGATATCCCGATTGCCGGTACCGAGCTGGCCAAGCACGAAACCGCCGTGCACATGGCGGGTATCGGCTACGGCTACGGCCTGGAAGAGATCAGCCAGGCGCAGATGCTGGGGCTGCCGCTCGAAGCCAACGATGCAGCCGCAGCTCGCCGTGCCTACGAGGAAATGGTCGACCGTGTTGCCCTGTACGGCGATGCGCGCAAAGGCTTTGTCGGTCTGATCAACGCGCCGACCGTGACGGCGGCCGAGGCCACCACCGGCGACTGGGACACCGCAACGCCTGGCCAGATCCTGGGTGACGCCAACAATGCGCTGTCGGGCCAGTACGCCGGCACGCTGTACACCGGCTTGGCCGATACCCTGTTGCTGCCGTACAGCCGCTTCCTGCACATCGCGACCACACCGCTGAACGAAAACGGCACCGACACCATCCTGTCGTGGCTGCAGACCAAGAACGTGTACACCGCGCAGACCGGCCGCCCGCTGGTTATCCGCGCCCTGCGCGGCCTGGATACTGCCGGCGCCGGCGGCACCAAGCGCATGGTCGCTTACCGCCGTGATCCGAACGTGGTGAAGCTGCACATCCCAATGCCACACCGTTTCCTGCCGGTGTTCCAGGCCAGCCCGCTGCGCTGGGAAGTCCCTGGGATTTTCCGCCTGGGCGGCGTCGACGTGCGCCGTCCCAAGGAAATGTCCTACACCGACGGCCTGTAA
- a CDS encoding HK97 gp10 family phage protein codes for MTSRYGGLDGSFAESLRQFQGQTLADMDEVFRKVMIQIGTSVIMLSPVDTGRFRGNWQFTVDQPASASLDNYDQAGHDTVARLVADVQDLTYGQTAYLVNNLIYSIPLEYGHSQQAPTGMVRITKERFQEFVDQALREVSE; via the coding sequence ATGACGTCCCGTTACGGCGGGCTTGATGGGTCGTTCGCCGAGTCGCTGCGCCAATTCCAGGGGCAGACCCTGGCTGACATGGACGAAGTCTTCCGCAAGGTCATGATCCAGATCGGTACCAGCGTCATCATGCTGAGCCCGGTGGACACCGGCCGCTTCCGTGGCAACTGGCAGTTCACCGTTGACCAGCCGGCCTCGGCCAGTCTGGACAACTACGACCAGGCCGGCCACGACACCGTGGCGCGCCTGGTTGCCGACGTCCAGGACCTGACCTATGGGCAGACCGCCTACCTGGTCAACAACCTGATCTACAGCATCCCGCTTGAGTACGGACACAGCCAGCAGGCGCCAACCGGTATGGTCCGGATCACCAAAGAGCGGTTCCAAGAATTTGTCGATCAGGCCCTGCGGGAGGTCTCCGAATGA
- a CDS encoding terminase large subunit domain-containing protein, with protein sequence MPTLNVPQSQFLELPHKFRAFVAGFGSGKTWVGCSALCRHVWEWPRIDSGYFAPTYPQIRDIFYPTIEEVAFDWGLKVRTKESDKEVEFYSGGRYRSTTICRSMEKPQTIVGFKIGHALVDELDVLPAIKAQQAWRKIIARMRYNVPGLKNGVDVTTTPEGFKFVYQQFVKQLREKPEQQKRYGLIQASTYDNEANLPDDYIDSLMGDYPPQLISAYLNGQFVNLTSGTIYTAYNRKLNGSQEAVQPGEPIFVGMDFNVGKMSAIVHVKRLGLPHAVDEIVNGYDTPDMIRQLKERYWLYADGEYRNTRQIRVYPDASGDSRKSVNASQTDLALLRQAGFIVSAPAANPPVKDRINSMNAMFCNAKGERRYRVNADKCPTYADDLEQQVWAANGEPDKKQGNDHRPDAGGYFIHKEYAITKYSLSGVS encoded by the coding sequence ATGCCGACGCTTAATGTGCCTCAGTCCCAGTTTCTGGAGCTTCCCCACAAGTTCAGGGCATTCGTGGCCGGGTTCGGCTCAGGCAAGACCTGGGTGGGCTGCTCGGCGTTGTGTCGGCACGTCTGGGAGTGGCCGCGCATTGACAGTGGCTACTTCGCTCCGACCTACCCGCAGATCCGGGACATTTTCTACCCCACTATCGAAGAGGTTGCGTTTGACTGGGGGCTGAAGGTCCGGACCAAGGAGAGCGACAAGGAAGTCGAGTTCTACAGCGGCGGCCGGTACCGTAGCACGACGATCTGCCGGTCAATGGAGAAGCCGCAGACCATCGTCGGCTTCAAGATCGGGCACGCCCTGGTCGATGAGCTCGATGTGTTACCTGCCATCAAGGCCCAGCAGGCATGGCGCAAGATCATTGCCCGGATGCGTTACAACGTCCCAGGCCTCAAGAACGGCGTGGATGTCACCACCACGCCAGAGGGATTCAAGTTCGTCTACCAGCAGTTCGTCAAACAGCTGCGCGAAAAACCGGAGCAGCAGAAGCGCTACGGGCTGATCCAGGCCAGCACCTACGACAACGAAGCGAACCTGCCGGACGACTATATCGACTCGCTGATGGGGGACTACCCGCCACAGCTGATCTCGGCATACCTCAACGGCCAGTTCGTGAACCTCACGTCAGGCACGATTTACACCGCCTACAACCGCAAGCTCAACGGCAGCCAAGAGGCCGTGCAGCCAGGCGAGCCCATTTTTGTGGGCATGGACTTCAACGTCGGGAAGATGAGCGCCATCGTGCACGTCAAGCGCCTGGGGCTGCCCCACGCGGTTGATGAGATCGTGAACGGTTACGACACGCCCGACATGATCAGGCAGCTCAAGGAGCGCTACTGGCTGTATGCCGATGGTGAGTACCGGAACACCCGGCAGATCCGCGTCTATCCGGACGCCTCGGGCGACTCCCGCAAGTCGGTCAACGCCAGCCAGACCGACCTGGCACTGCTGCGCCAGGCTGGATTCATTGTTTCGGCGCCCGCCGCCAACCCACCGGTGAAAGATCGGATCAACTCCATGAACGCAATGTTCTGCAACGCGAAGGGCGAGCGCCGGTACCGGGTGAACGCTGACAAGTGCCCGACTTATGCGGATGACTTGGAACAGCAGGTATGGGCCGCGAACGGCGAGCCGGACAAGAAACAGGGCAACGACCACCGGCCTGATGCCGGCGGCTACTTCATTCACAAAGAGTACGCGATCACCAAGTACTCGCTTTCAGGGGTCTCCTGA
- a CDS encoding DUF1073 domain-containing protein encodes MGVISYLSDKLINLVSALGTERDKAAGSHYTLVPLTEHQAIAMYRGSWLARKIIDIPPKDATRRWRGWQADSAQIEKIEAEEKRLQVRLKIKEAMTKARLFGGAAIFIGTGEQDTALQLAPERLGAGGIRYLTVMTRRQLSPTEIERDPQSDRYGKPKAYRLAGSAIDIHPSRLVIFVGAELPDEDLLSGYEQGWGDSVLQSVLESIKQSDATMANVASLVFEAKVDIIRLPEFMNNLANDPTYKERVLERTQLAATAKGINGTLLLDKEEEYETKQASFSTLPDVMDRFMQQVCGAADIPATRMLSQSPAGMNSTGDSDMRNYYDRVQASQELEITPAMSVLDEALIRSALGTRPPEIHYVWNPLWQATAKEKADIGKTTADTIKVLADAKLYPTDALSKASANLLVELSVMPGLEAAIDDVGPEYPAAGPDDLPDDTPST; translated from the coding sequence ATGGGTGTCATCAGCTATCTCAGCGACAAGCTGATCAACCTGGTCTCCGCGCTGGGCACGGAGCGGGACAAGGCGGCAGGGTCGCACTACACCTTGGTGCCCTTGACCGAGCACCAGGCCATCGCGATGTACCGTGGCTCTTGGCTCGCCCGGAAGATCATCGATATCCCGCCCAAGGACGCCACTAGACGCTGGCGTGGCTGGCAAGCAGATAGCGCGCAGATTGAGAAGATCGAGGCCGAGGAAAAGCGGCTGCAGGTCAGGCTCAAAATCAAGGAGGCGATGACCAAGGCCAGGCTGTTTGGTGGCGCTGCGATATTCATCGGGACCGGCGAACAGGACACAGCCCTGCAACTGGCGCCAGAGCGGCTTGGCGCTGGTGGTATCCGCTACCTGACGGTGATGACGCGGCGTCAGCTTTCACCCACCGAGATCGAGCGCGACCCCCAGTCGGATCGCTACGGCAAGCCCAAGGCCTACCGCCTGGCGGGTAGCGCGATCGACATTCACCCATCGCGCCTGGTGATCTTCGTCGGCGCCGAGCTGCCCGACGAGGACTTGCTGTCCGGGTACGAGCAAGGCTGGGGCGATTCAGTCCTCCAGTCGGTGCTGGAGTCGATCAAGCAGAGCGATGCCACCATGGCGAACGTTGCCAGCTTGGTGTTCGAGGCCAAGGTCGACATCATTCGGCTGCCCGAATTCATGAACAACCTGGCCAACGATCCGACCTACAAGGAGCGGGTGCTGGAGCGGACTCAGCTCGCCGCCACCGCCAAGGGCATCAACGGCACGCTGCTGCTGGACAAGGAAGAGGAATACGAAACGAAACAGGCCAGCTTCAGCACGCTGCCTGACGTCATGGACCGCTTCATGCAGCAGGTGTGTGGCGCCGCAGACATTCCGGCCACCAGGATGCTGAGTCAGTCGCCCGCCGGCATGAACTCCACGGGCGATTCGGACATGCGCAACTACTACGACCGCGTGCAGGCCAGCCAGGAGCTGGAAATCACTCCGGCCATGAGTGTTCTGGATGAGGCGCTGATCCGTTCCGCGCTGGGTACTCGCCCGCCGGAGATCCACTACGTCTGGAACCCGCTCTGGCAGGCCACGGCCAAGGAGAAGGCTGATATCGGCAAGACCACGGCCGACACCATCAAGGTGCTGGCCGACGCCAAGCTGTATCCCACCGACGCGCTCAGCAAGGCGTCAGCCAACCTGCTGGTCGAGCTGAGCGTCATGCCGGGCCTGGAAGCCGCGATCGACGACGTCGGCCCTGAGTACCCCGCAGCCGGACCTGACGATCTGCCGGACGACACCCCGTCCACCTGA
- a CDS encoding phage tail protein has protein sequence MASRIALPNGSIFQIAATFGAVKPITAITNAAQGVVTSAAHGLADGDLILIESGWGRIDGSAARVADADTDDFILENIDTTDPVFYAPGGGAGSLQSVLSWVEITKITAVSMSGGEQQFVTVGYLAEDNDRQYPTNRNPMSMQLTVEDQPAAAYVPIVEGYTNTKVQTVGRLTLPNKDQIIYPGFVSITDTPTLERNQIMTRTVTFSLSGRPVRYRNV, from the coding sequence ATGGCATCCCGCATTGCATTGCCCAACGGCTCGATCTTCCAGATCGCGGCCACCTTCGGCGCTGTGAAGCCGATCACCGCAATTACCAACGCCGCCCAGGGCGTGGTCACCTCTGCCGCCCACGGCCTGGCCGATGGCGACCTGATCCTGATCGAGTCCGGCTGGGGCCGTATCGACGGCAGCGCGGCGCGTGTCGCTGACGCTGACACCGACGACTTCATCCTGGAGAACATCGACACCACCGACCCTGTGTTCTATGCCCCGGGCGGCGGCGCAGGCTCCCTCCAGAGTGTTCTGAGCTGGGTGGAGATCACCAAGATCACTGCCGTCAGCATGAGCGGCGGTGAGCAGCAGTTCGTGACCGTCGGCTACCTGGCCGAGGACAACGACCGCCAGTACCCGACCAACCGCAACCCGATGAGCATGCAGCTGACCGTCGAAGACCAGCCCGCCGCAGCGTATGTCCCGATTGTCGAGGGCTACACCAACACCAAGGTGCAGACCGTTGGCCGGCTGACCCTGCCGAACAAGGACCAGATCATCTATCCGGGCTTCGTGTCGATCACCGACACCCCGACCCTGGAACGCAACCAGATCATGACCCGGACCGTGACCTTCTCGCTGTCCGGCCGTCCGGTCCGTTACCGCAACGTCTGA
- a CDS encoding terminase small subunit, producing MALTTKQRQFVTEYLVDLNATQAAIRAGYSTRRAKDYAYQLMQRDDVKDEIEAAMAERSKRTEITKDMVLARYWMIATADPNELAVHRRVCCRHCFGRGHAYQWDDEAEFDEATARAMKTKGASLPTDDGGYGFDKTLRPHPKCPKCKGEGHGDVYWGDTRDASPAAKALYARTKKTKDGFEIVTHDQLAALGMVARHLGMLVDKGGDLDEELKRLEIEKRKAEIKKLTEGDGDALMPQRVEVVVKDARVRDADA from the coding sequence ATGGCGCTGACAACCAAACAGCGTCAGTTCGTCACCGAGTACCTGGTCGATCTGAACGCGACGCAGGCGGCCATCAGGGCCGGCTACTCAACCCGTAGGGCGAAGGATTACGCCTACCAGTTGATGCAGCGGGACGACGTGAAGGACGAGATCGAGGCGGCGATGGCCGAGCGCTCGAAGCGCACCGAGATCACCAAGGACATGGTGCTGGCGCGCTACTGGATGATAGCCACGGCCGACCCCAACGAACTGGCCGTACATCGCCGGGTCTGCTGCCGGCATTGTTTCGGCCGGGGTCACGCCTACCAGTGGGACGACGAGGCCGAGTTCGACGAAGCCACGGCCAGGGCGATGAAGACCAAAGGCGCCAGCCTGCCTACGGACGATGGCGGGTATGGGTTCGACAAGACGCTACGCCCACACCCAAAGTGCCCAAAGTGCAAGGGCGAGGGGCATGGCGACGTGTACTGGGGCGATACCCGCGATGCGAGCCCGGCAGCCAAGGCGCTGTACGCCAGGACCAAGAAGACCAAGGACGGCTTCGAGATCGTCACGCACGACCAGCTGGCTGCCCTCGGCATGGTCGCCCGGCACCTCGGCATGCTGGTGGACAAAGGCGGTGATCTGGATGAGGAGCTGAAGCGCCTCGAGATCGAGAAGCGCAAGGCCGAGATCAAGAAGCTCACCGAGGGTGATGGCGATGCCCTGATGCCTCAGCGCGTTGAGGTCGTGGTCAAGGATGCGAGGGTGCGCGATGCCGACGCTTAA
- a CDS encoding DUF2213 domain-containing protein — translation MHITDSVVLGDLSLSDSGYLETFARTARTGIQQYLGREVGRPDLSVVNVYRDQAEVFAKSALDTFSKIPITNDHPAQPVTAANWKAVAVGTTGDEVLRDGEYLKIGLKITDGAAVQDVHSGKRELSVGYSCQLVWEDGELPDGTKYQARQTNIVANHIAIVAKGRAGSRACIGDAWPTDSQPPPQKEKPMTLKTVTVDGIPVEVTDQGAIVIATLQQRLADSAKALTTANDAHATALKTKDTELAQKDAEIDALKAKQMTDAQLDERVKARGDLIAKAKSIADGDYTGKTDAEIRKAVVVAKLGDSVIAGKSEAYVDARFDMLAEDAAKDPVRQHLQSRDSLPSNVNDNGQSAYEQRLANAWKGENK, via the coding sequence ATGCATATCACTGATTCTGTCGTCCTCGGCGATCTTTCGCTGAGCGATTCCGGCTATCTGGAAACTTTCGCCCGCACGGCTCGCACCGGCATTCAGCAGTACCTGGGCCGGGAGGTGGGCAGGCCTGATCTGTCGGTCGTCAACGTCTACCGCGACCAGGCAGAGGTTTTTGCCAAGAGCGCCTTGGACACGTTCTCGAAGATCCCGATCACCAACGACCACCCAGCCCAGCCGGTAACAGCAGCCAACTGGAAGGCCGTGGCCGTGGGCACCACCGGCGACGAGGTACTGCGGGACGGCGAGTACCTGAAAATCGGGCTCAAGATCACCGATGGCGCCGCAGTTCAGGACGTGCACAGCGGGAAGCGCGAGCTCAGCGTTGGCTACAGCTGCCAGCTGGTCTGGGAAGACGGCGAATTGCCCGATGGGACCAAGTACCAGGCTCGCCAGACCAACATCGTCGCCAATCACATCGCCATCGTGGCCAAGGGGCGCGCTGGCAGCAGGGCCTGCATCGGCGATGCCTGGCCCACCGATTCACAACCACCCCCGCAGAAGGAAAAACCCATGACCCTGAAGACGGTTACCGTCGACGGCATCCCGGTTGAAGTGACCGACCAGGGCGCCATCGTCATCGCCACCTTGCAGCAGCGCCTGGCCGACTCGGCCAAGGCCCTGACCACTGCCAACGACGCTCATGCCACGGCCCTGAAAACCAAGGACACCGAGTTGGCGCAGAAAGACGCCGAGATCGACGCCCTCAAGGCCAAACAGATGACCGACGCGCAGCTCGACGAGCGCGTGAAAGCCCGTGGTGACCTGATCGCCAAGGCCAAGTCCATCGCCGACGGCGACTACACCGGCAAGACCGATGCCGAAATCCGCAAGGCGGTGGTGGTTGCCAAGCTGGGTGATTCGGTGATCGCCGGCAAGTCCGAGGCATATGTCGATGCCCGCTTCGACATGCTGGCCGAAGACGCGGCGAAGGATCCGGTCCGCCAGCACCTGCAGAGCCGCGACAGCCTTCCCAGCAACGTGAACGACAACGGTCAGAGCGCTTATGAGCAGCGCCTGGCCAATGCCTGGAAAGGGGAGAACAAGTAA
- a CDS encoding phage tail tube protein — protein sequence MKRVPVPNGTTVWVSPNVNQGNLQVPPVNDPSWVEVQRVTALSHAGGDEKLSTHTPLGAYEDVRRPAGRNPMDIQLAYQDAPDSAWHAAVLAARDAQAALAWRFTLPAGATHIVFTAFASGPLLPVMDRNQVMVISLQLAVNGTPQRIMN from the coding sequence ATGAAGCGTGTCCCGGTACCGAACGGCACCACCGTGTGGGTCAGCCCCAACGTGAACCAGGGCAACCTGCAAGTGCCGCCGGTCAACGATCCCAGCTGGGTTGAGGTACAGCGCGTGACTGCGCTGAGCCATGCCGGCGGCGATGAGAAGCTTTCGACGCACACCCCGCTGGGCGCCTACGAGGATGTGCGAAGGCCCGCCGGGCGCAATCCCATGGACATCCAACTGGCGTACCAGGATGCGCCGGATTCGGCGTGGCACGCCGCGGTCCTTGCTGCACGCGACGCGCAGGCGGCGCTGGCGTGGCGTTTCACGCTGCCCGCCGGCGCCACGCACATCGTCTTCACTGCCTTCGCCAGTGGCCCCTTGTTGCCGGTGATGGATCGCAACCAGGTGATGGTTATCTCCCTGCAGCTCGCTGTGAACGGCACACCCCAACGCATCATGAACTGA